The following is a genomic window from Argonema galeatum A003/A1.
AATTGAGCAAGAAACCGAAAACAACCAACAAGTTGCAGCTGTTCCGCCACCACCACCGGCTAACGCCCTATTGCCCGTTCCCATTCCCGGAAATCTACCTCAAAGCCGCCCATCAACCGTCCTAGAGCGAGTCTACATACCTGTCTATCCACGACCCCAGATAGTTTACGTCAATCCCCCTGCCCCACCCGCAGTAAAACCCGCTCCCACAGTTGGGGCGACTGTTCGCCCAGCTATCAAAAAAGCTACTCCCACAGTTGCGGCGAGTGTTCGCCCAACTAACAAAGCTACTACCACAGTCGCCGCCGCACGTCCAACTGCTACAGCAACTCCCAAAGCACGTCCAACTTCGCGCCCAACAGCCAAGGCTAGTCCTACAGTCGTCGCCGCTTTGCGTTCAATTCCGATCGCATCTCCTAGAGCTACCGCAACTGTTCGCGCTACAGTCAAAGCTACTCCCACAACAGCGGCAACTTTACGTCGTACTCCCACAGCAACTCCAAGAGTCGCGGCAACAACTCGCCCAACTTCATCTCCTACAGCAACTACAACAACTCGCCCAACTTCATCTCCTACAGCAACTACAACAACTCGCCCAACTTCATCTCCTACAGCAACTACAACANNNNNNNNNNNNNNNNNNNNNNNNNNNNNNNNNNNNNNNNNNNNNNNNNNNNNNNNNNNNNNNNNNNNNNNNNNNNNNNNNNNNNNNNNNNNNNNNNNNNACTCGCCCAACTTCATCTCCTACAGCAGCGGCAAGTTCGCGCCCAACTTCATCTCCTACAGCAGCGGCAAGTTCGCGTCCAACCTCATCTCCTACAGTCGCCACCGCGCCTCTACCCGCAGCCGTACCACCCTCTCCTACAGCCGCAGCAGTGGCACCTAACCCAGCGCTGACGCCGACATCAAGACCGCAGCAAAGTACACAGGCGTCCGCATCTGTACCAGTCATCAAACATAGTTTAATGGGAGTGCTGGTGTTAGGCGACAAATCCGCCGCCATCTTTGAAGTCAATGGTGCTTCGCGCCGAATTCACGTAGGCGAAAGCATCGCTTCTAGTGGTTGGATTTTAGTGGAAGTTCGCAACGATGAAGCGATCGTCCGCCGGAATGGTGAAGTTCGTTCCATTTATGTCGGACAGCAATTCTGAAGGAAATTAAGATTAAGTTAACATAACCTATCTAGTGAGTTTTAGCAGTGGGCGTATTTGAAGATCTCAGCCGATTTTTAGAGAGTCGCTTGGAAGAATTCCTGCGGAACAATCCTCATCTGGAGTTGCAAGCGCTAGAGGAACAGCTGCGGGAACAAGAGGAAGACTCCCGGCGGCTGATTGTTGACCTCCAGTTGCAAGAAAAAAAGTCGGAAGATGAGATTCTTGCCACTGCACAAGAAATCCAACGCTGGCACGTCCGCATTGACAAGGCGAAGGCAGCGAACAGACTGGATTTAGTGCAACCCGCACAAGAGAGAGAAGCCGCCTTACTGCGCCAAGGCAATCAGCTTTGGGGACATATGCAAGGACTCAAAGAGCGGATTAGACAGGCTCAAGAATTACTGCGTCGGATTCAGCAACGACGGCAGGAAGTACGCGCCAAAGCCGCTCAAGCTCAGGCAAATCGTACCAGCCCTAAAACCGATCAAAAATCGCAAACTGCCGGTTGGAACCAGGGTCGCACTCCCACATCCTTCAGCGGCGCGGACCCCTTGGATGAACAATTTAAGAGTTGGGAAGCAAACGATGAGCTAGAACGAATGAAGCGAAATATGGGGCGTTAGGGCGATATGCTTTATGGTTTGGGAGGACGACGGGATTTAATCAATCTTTTGGCAATCCATTTGGCGAAGATGCCGAGAAGTATGCTGAAGAGAAAGGTGAAAAGAAAGTTGATTCCTGCTTCGGCTGCTGGGAGGGGGTCGGTGGATTCGTTTTTGGTGATGTTGGGAACGAAGGGAGAAATGGAAGTGGCGGCTATGGCGGCTACTCCTATGCCGATTCCCCATTGTTCTACTGTTTCTTGAAAGGCCCGATCGCTCTCTACTTGCTCTATCTCTACTATTCCTCTAATATTATTAGTAATATTTTCTAATACTCCTAAGCCTGGGCTAAAGCTACTATAGTCTTTTTCGATTTGCTTTTGGTATTTTTGGCTAACTAAATTGGCAAATTCTCTGAAGGAAGTCAGATTGGTTTCGCTGTCGAATTGACTGGCTTTTTCGGTGATGTCGTCTAAGGTTTCTCGGTAGTTATGCAGGTTGACTTCTATCACCGCTTGTCGCATTCTTAAATAGTTGAGATTGTTGGCGTAGTTGGAGAGTGTTTGGTTGCATCTTTCTAAGGCGGCGCGAAGCTTGGTTAAGTTGGTTTGTTGGGGTAGGTTTTGTAACTCTTTGACGCTGGTTTGGAAGTCTTCGGCTAGTTGCTTTTTCAGTTGTCGCGTTTCTCGATATGCCCAGATTATTTTGTGACGGTAGCAAAATAGCCTCATCCAAGAATCGTAAAAGTTAAGTGCGTTTTGTTTGTAGTGTTCTTCGGTAGGATATATAATAATAACTATATGATTGGTTTCGCTGAGGTCTTGCCAATCTTGGGGCGCTTGTCCGATTTCAAATACGGTAGCATCTAAAAATTTACTACGTTTTGGCTGCTGTTGGTCTTCTTTTCCCAGAAAGGCTTTGTAGGCTAATTGGGCAATAAAATCTGGGTTATCCTTTGGGGAGTCAAGATAGCCGGAAAGTATCCAGGTTTGTCCTAAATCTGCTTTCTGAGTGGCTAATTTTTTGAGTTGTTGAAAATAATTTAAGTCGCAATCAACAGAACAATCAAATAATAAAGCGTAAGTATCGCCTAATTGAAC
Proteins encoded in this region:
- a CDS encoding TIGR04376 family protein, producing MGVFEDLSRFLESRLEEFLRNNPHLELQALEEQLREQEEDSRRLIVDLQLQEKKSEDEILATAQEIQRWHVRIDKAKAANRLDLVQPAQEREAALLRQGNQLWGHMQGLKERIRQAQELLRRIQQRRQEVRAKAAQAQANRTSPKTDQKSQTAGWNQGRTPTSFSGADPLDEQFKSWEANDELERMKRNMGR